A region from the Colwellia sp. PAMC 21821 genome encodes:
- the thiI gene encoding tRNA uracil 4-sulfurtransferase ThiI, which produces MKFIVKLQAEITIKSRPVRKRFTKILESSVKNVLRRVDDQVTTRMNWDNIEVNTANNTPENRLKLIETLKSIPGIPMFLEVQQTDFTDLHDIYEKTLAVHAKNIENKTFCVRVKRTGKHDFNSIKVEQYVGGGLNQQVESARVKLTKPDVTVYLEIKNENLFIVTERHKGMGGFPIATQEDVLSLMSGGFDSGVASYQMIKKGARTHYCFFNLGGDAHEVGVKQVSYYLWDKFGASHRVKFFAVDFEPVVAEILENIENGLMGVVLKRMMMRAAEKIAAKMGIQALVTGEAVGQVSSQTLTNLNVIDRVTETLILRPLVAYDKQDIIDIARQIGTEDFAKTIPEYCGVISKKPTVKAVLSKVEAEEANFDFAVLDKVIAETRIFDIRDIGKESEAEIHAVDTLDNIPANAVVLDIRSPEEEDDNPLDLEGVEVVHLPFYKLTTQFGDLDKSKDYLLYCDQGVMSKLQALYLLGAGFTNVKVYRP; this is translated from the coding sequence ATGAAATTTATTGTTAAGTTACAGGCTGAAATTACGATTAAAAGCCGTCCGGTGCGTAAGCGTTTTACTAAGATTTTAGAATCGAGTGTGAAAAATGTTTTACGACGTGTTGATGATCAAGTTACAACGCGCATGAACTGGGACAATATTGAAGTAAATACAGCCAACAATACACCCGAAAACCGTTTGAAATTGATCGAAACGTTAAAGTCAATTCCAGGTATTCCGATGTTTCTTGAAGTGCAACAAACAGATTTTACCGATTTGCACGATATTTATGAAAAAACCTTAGCTGTGCATGCTAAAAACATTGAGAATAAAACCTTTTGTGTGCGAGTAAAACGAACCGGTAAGCACGATTTTAATTCTATAAAAGTGGAACAATATGTTGGAGGAGGCTTAAATCAGCAAGTTGAGTCTGCCCGAGTTAAATTGACCAAACCTGATGTTACGGTTTATCTAGAAATTAAAAATGAAAATTTATTTATAGTGACTGAACGTCATAAAGGTATGGGCGGCTTCCCTATTGCCACACAAGAAGATGTTTTATCGCTTATGTCTGGTGGTTTTGATTCTGGTGTTGCTAGTTACCAAATGATAAAAAAAGGTGCACGTACCCATTATTGCTTTTTTAACTTGGGTGGTGACGCGCACGAAGTTGGTGTTAAGCAGGTTAGCTATTATTTATGGGATAAGTTTGGTGCTTCTCACCGAGTGAAGTTTTTTGCTGTAGATTTTGAACCTGTCGTCGCTGAAATTTTAGAAAACATAGAAAATGGCCTGATGGGCGTTGTGCTTAAACGCATGATGATGCGAGCAGCTGAAAAAATAGCTGCAAAAATGGGTATTCAAGCGCTAGTCACTGGAGAAGCCGTAGGGCAAGTATCTAGTCAAACATTAACTAACTTGAATGTGATTGACCGTGTTACCGAAACCTTGATTCTACGACCATTAGTTGCATACGACAAACAAGATATTATTGATATAGCACGCCAAATTGGGACTGAAGATTTTGCTAAAACTATCCCAGAATACTGTGGTGTTATTTCTAAAAAACCCACAGTAAAAGCGGTATTGTCAAAAGTTGAGGCAGAAGAAGCTAATTTTGATTTTGCAGTGCTCGATAAAGTCATTGCTGAGACTCGTATCTTTGATATTCGTGACATTGGTAAAGAAAGCGAAGCCGAGATTCATGCTGTTGACACCTTGGATAATATTCCTGCCAATGCGGTAGTACTCGACATTCGTAGCCCTGAAGAAGAAGATGATAATCCATTAGACCTAGAAGGGGTAGAAGTGGTGCACTTACCTTTTTACAAGCTAACGACTCAGTTTGGAGACTTAGATAAGTCTAAAGATTACTTACTTTATTGCGACCAAGGTGTAATGAGTAAACTACAGGCGCTGTATTTATTAGGCGCAGGCTTTACCAATGTTAAAGTATATCGCCCTTAA
- a CDS encoding flagellar motor protein MotB: MADKCKCPPPGLPAWMGTFADLMSLLMCFFVLLLSFSEMDVLKFKQIAGSMKFAFGVQNKIEVKDIPKGTSIIAQEFRPGKPEPTPIEVIQQQTMEMTQQMLEFQAGDETEAGGRQEQRGAERGGQSQSTADEMAEQAIQQAKEELEQASQEEVNELVKKIAEQLEKQIQDGAIELESLGQQVIIRIRENGSFPSGSAFLQPQFKPIMREIGLLLNTVPGEIMISGNTDNQGISSELFTSNWDLSSKRAVAIAHEIIKVPGFDQSRLLVVGHADTRPLVPNNNRLNRRRNRRVEIAINQGKAKETEPISIR, translated from the coding sequence ATGGCAGATAAATGTAAATGCCCACCCCCAGGGCTACCAGCATGGATGGGAACATTCGCCGACTTAATGTCGCTGTTGATGTGTTTTTTCGTCTTACTTTTATCGTTTTCAGAAATGGACGTTTTAAAGTTCAAACAAATTGCAGGCTCAATGAAGTTTGCTTTTGGTGTGCAAAACAAAATAGAAGTGAAAGATATTCCTAAAGGTACCAGCATTATCGCTCAGGAATTTCGTCCCGGTAAACCTGAACCAACGCCTATTGAAGTTATTCAGCAACAAACGATGGAAATGACCCAACAAATGCTGGAGTTTCAAGCGGGCGATGAAACCGAAGCTGGTGGTCGTCAAGAGCAGCGTGGCGCAGAGCGCGGTGGTCAATCACAAAGTACCGCTGATGAAATGGCAGAACAGGCAATACAACAAGCTAAAGAAGAGCTAGAGCAAGCGTCACAAGAAGAAGTGAATGAGCTAGTGAAGAAAATAGCTGAACAATTAGAAAAACAAATACAAGATGGTGCCATTGAACTAGAGTCATTGGGGCAGCAAGTTATTATTAGAATACGCGAAAATGGTTCATTTCCATCAGGTTCGGCATTTTTACAGCCGCAATTTAAGCCTATTATGCGAGAAATTGGTTTGTTATTAAATACGGTGCCGGGGGAAATAATGATTTCTGGTAATACCGATAATCAAGGTATCAGCTCTGAGCTATTTACCTCTAATTGGGACTTATCAAGTAAACGTGCAGTAGCTATAGCACATGAAATTATTAAAGTACCTGGATTTGATCAATCACGTTTACTTGTTGTTGGCCATGCCGATACACGACCTTTAGTGCCGAATAATAATCGCCTTAATCGCCGTCGTAATCGTCGTGTTGAAATTGCGATTAATCAAGGTAAAGCGAAAGAAACAGAACCAATTTCTATCCGTTAA
- the pomA gene encoding flagellar motor protein PomA translates to MDLATLIGIVGAIGLLVMAMLLAGDIGMFIDAQSVIIVFGGSIFIVLSNYNLGQFFGIGKIIGKSFMFKLEKPEELIEKSVEMADAARKGGFLALEEAEISNAFMQKGVDMLVDGHDADVVRATMQKDIDLTTERHETGSNMMMALADVAPAMGMIGTLIGLVAMLSNMDDPKAIGPAMAVALLTTLYGAFLANVIAIPIASKLKLRLAEEKMNQELVLDAVLGIQDGQNPRVIEGLLKNYLAEGKRAVNTTEE, encoded by the coding sequence GTGGATTTAGCAACGTTAATAGGCATAGTCGGTGCAATAGGGTTACTGGTTATGGCGATGTTACTCGCTGGTGACATTGGCATGTTTATAGATGCTCAGTCGGTGATCATTGTATTTGGTGGTTCAATTTTTATTGTTTTATCCAATTATAATTTAGGCCAGTTCTTCGGGATCGGGAAAATTATCGGCAAATCCTTCATGTTTAAATTAGAAAAGCCTGAAGAGTTAATTGAAAAATCAGTTGAAATGGCTGATGCAGCCCGCAAAGGTGGATTTTTAGCCTTAGAAGAAGCTGAAATCTCAAATGCATTTATGCAAAAGGGTGTCGACATGTTAGTTGATGGCCATGATGCAGATGTCGTAAGGGCGACCATGCAAAAAGATATCGACCTTACGACCGAACGTCATGAAACCGGCTCAAATATGATGATGGCACTAGCCGATGTCGCACCTGCAATGGGCATGATAGGAACTTTGATTGGCTTGGTTGCTATGTTATCTAATATGGATGACCCAAAAGCGATTGGTCCCGCAATGGCGGTTGCACTTTTAACTACCTTATACGGCGCGTTTTTAGCGAATGTCATTGCGATCCCTATTGCGTCGAAATTAAAGCTACGTTTAGCCGAAGAAAAGATGAATCAAGAATTAGTGCTTGATGCTGTTTTAGGTATTCAAGATGGCCAAAACCCGCGTGTTATTGAAGGTTTATTGAAAAATTACCTTGCTGAAGGTAAGCGAGCCGTTAATACCACCGAAGAGTAG
- the xseB gene encoding exodeoxyribonuclease VII small subunit has product MARKKIENLSFEESLVELETIVQNLEQGDLNLEDSMALFERGLHLSQHNQKKLKGAEQQINILLEKNGQAQLEKFNTNETNSSD; this is encoded by the coding sequence ATGGCCAGAAAAAAAATTGAAAATTTAAGCTTTGAAGAATCATTAGTTGAATTAGAAACAATTGTGCAAAATTTAGAGCAAGGGGATCTTAATCTTGAAGACTCAATGGCGTTGTTTGAACGTGGCCTACATCTGAGCCAACACAACCAAAAGAAACTTAAAGGTGCCGAACAGCAAATTAATATTTTGCTAGAAAAAAACGGCCAAGCCCAGTTAGAAAAATTTAATACCAACGAGACAAACAGCAGTGACTAA
- the ispA gene encoding (2E,6E)-farnesyl diphosphate synthase — translation MTKLAYIDDVQTRINDYLGKKIDSLAINDEKLLDAMRYGLLIGGKRMRPYLAYITGATLDAEQGDIDGVAAAIECIHAYSLLHDDLPAMDDDDLRRGQPTCHKAFDEATAILAGDSLQTLAFDIIANHDFSNAVAAKRINLLRYLVNAAGYQGMCGGQALDLAATDKAITLAELENLHSLKTGALLEASVKMAAECSNHATAFDKEQLALYAKFMGLAYQVRDDIIDITSTEEELGKPAGSDLAANKSTYPALLGLQGAQEKAENLYQQALQALATLPYNTQSLSDFATFIVSRKH, via the coding sequence GTGACTAAACTTGCATATATTGATGATGTACAAACTCGCATTAATGATTATCTTGGCAAAAAAATCGACAGTTTAGCCATTAATGATGAGAAGTTATTAGATGCCATGCGTTACGGCTTACTCATTGGCGGCAAGCGCATGCGCCCTTATTTGGCGTATATCACTGGCGCAACTTTAGATGCTGAGCAAGGCGACATTGACGGTGTTGCAGCCGCTATAGAATGTATTCATGCATATTCACTGTTACATGACGACTTACCTGCGATGGACGACGATGATTTGCGCCGCGGCCAACCAACCTGTCATAAAGCCTTTGATGAAGCGACAGCAATTCTCGCGGGTGATAGCTTACAAACGCTAGCTTTTGACATTATTGCCAACCACGACTTTTCAAACGCCGTTGCTGCCAAACGTATTAATTTATTGCGCTACTTAGTTAATGCCGCGGGTTATCAAGGTATGTGTGGTGGCCAAGCATTAGATCTAGCTGCAACCGATAAAGCGATTACGCTGGCCGAATTAGAAAACTTACATTCTCTAAAAACTGGAGCTTTGCTTGAAGCTTCGGTAAAAATGGCTGCAGAGTGCAGTAATCACGCAACAGCATTCGATAAAGAACAATTAGCACTTTATGCTAAATTTATGGGCTTAGCCTACCAAGTACGTGATGATATTATTGATATAACATCAACAGAAGAAGAGCTTGGCAAACCAGCAGGTTCCGACCTTGCCGCGAATAAAAGTACTTACCCTGCATTGCTAGGTTTACAAGGCGCACAAGAAAAAGCAGAAAACTTATATCAACAAGCGCTTCAAGCTTTAGCCACTTTACCTTACAATACACAAAGCTTGTCCGACTTTGCGACTTTCATTGTCAGCCGCAAACATTAA
- the dxs gene encoding 1-deoxy-D-xylulose-5-phosphate synthase yields the protein MTINLAKYPLLANINCPDDLRKLDQKQLTKTSEELRRYLLNSVSKSSGHFASGLGTIELTVALHYVYNTPFDHLLWDVGHQAYPHKILTGRRDQLHTIRQKDGLHPFPWREESEYDVLSVGHSSTSISAALGLAVAAEQEAKNRKVVAVIGDGAMTAGMAFEALNHAGDINKDMLVILNDNEMSISENVGALNNHLAKMLSGSLYTGIREGSKRILKNIPPIKELASRAEEHLKGMVVPSTFFEELGFNYIGPIDGHDVNGLVDTITNMRNLKGPQLLHIATKKGKGYQQAEQDPIKYHAVPKFDHTETSLPKSAPSLPTYSAIFGDWLCKVAEQDPKLAAITPAMREGSGMVQFSQRFPKQYYDVAIAEQHAVTFAAGLAIGGQKPVVAIYSSFLQRGYDQFIHDVAIQNLPVLFAIDRAGIVGADGATHQGAFDLSFMRCIPNMTIMTPSDERECQLMLNTGYQLNTPAAVRYPRGSGNGAELPGINETIALGKANVIREINQDNDAAVNVAVLNFGSTLAQAKIAADTLNVTLVDMRFVKPLDQDLIKTLCNSHDYIVTIEDNAIAGGAGSGVNEYILSQGIAKKILNIGLPDSFIKHGTQAEIHHELGLDASGIIEKINQFITL from the coding sequence ATGACTATAAACCTAGCTAAATACCCTTTACTGGCCAACATCAATTGTCCGGATGATTTACGAAAATTAGATCAAAAGCAATTAACCAAAACCAGTGAAGAGTTAAGACGTTATCTGTTAAATTCTGTCAGTAAAAGTAGCGGTCACTTTGCCTCAGGCTTAGGCACAATTGAATTAACTGTCGCCTTACATTACGTATATAACACACCATTTGACCACCTGCTTTGGGATGTTGGACACCAAGCATACCCGCACAAAATACTTACGGGTCGACGTGACCAATTACACACTATTCGACAAAAAGACGGTTTGCACCCATTTCCATGGCGTGAAGAAAGTGAATACGACGTCCTCAGTGTTGGCCACTCAAGCACCTCAATTTCTGCCGCCTTAGGCTTAGCGGTTGCTGCTGAACAAGAAGCCAAAAATCGCAAGGTTGTCGCAGTCATAGGTGACGGAGCTATGACTGCAGGTATGGCATTTGAAGCATTAAATCACGCTGGTGACATCAATAAAGATATGTTGGTTATTTTAAACGATAACGAAATGTCTATTTCAGAAAATGTCGGTGCGCTGAATAATCATTTAGCAAAAATGCTTTCAGGAAGCCTATATACGGGTATTCGTGAAGGTAGTAAGCGCATACTTAAAAATATTCCACCGATCAAAGAATTAGCCAGCCGTGCAGAAGAACACTTAAAAGGCATGGTCGTACCAAGTACCTTCTTTGAAGAATTGGGTTTTAACTATATTGGTCCAATTGATGGCCATGATGTTAATGGCTTGGTCGATACCATCACCAACATGCGCAATCTTAAAGGACCACAATTACTTCATATTGCGACTAAAAAAGGTAAAGGCTATCAACAGGCTGAGCAAGATCCGATAAAGTACCATGCGGTGCCAAAATTTGATCACACAGAAACTAGCTTACCTAAAAGTGCGCCAAGCTTACCCACTTATTCGGCAATATTCGGCGATTGGTTATGTAAAGTTGCTGAACAAGATCCAAAGCTAGCGGCTATTACGCCAGCCATGCGTGAAGGTTCAGGTATGGTGCAGTTTAGCCAACGTTTCCCCAAACAATATTATGACGTTGCTATCGCAGAGCAACATGCCGTGACGTTTGCAGCAGGTCTAGCTATTGGTGGACAAAAACCCGTTGTTGCTATTTATTCGAGCTTTTTACAACGCGGATATGATCAATTTATTCATGACGTTGCGATTCAAAATTTGCCGGTTTTATTTGCCATCGATAGAGCTGGTATTGTCGGCGCAGATGGTGCGACTCATCAAGGCGCATTTGATTTAAGTTTTATGCGCTGTATTCCTAATATGACGATCATGACGCCGTCTGACGAGCGTGAATGCCAACTCATGTTAAATACCGGTTATCAGTTAAATACACCTGCAGCCGTACGTTACCCTCGTGGTAGTGGCAATGGTGCTGAGTTACCAGGCATTAACGAAACTATCGCACTGGGTAAAGCTAATGTTATTCGTGAAATTAACCAAGATAATGATGCTGCAGTTAACGTGGCAGTGCTCAATTTTGGTAGCACACTAGCACAAGCTAAAATAGCCGCTGACACTCTAAACGTCACGTTAGTCGATATGCGATTTGTTAAACCGTTAGATCAAGACCTCATCAAAACATTATGTAACAGTCACGACTATATTGTTACGATTGAAGATAATGCTATCGCTGGTGGTGCTGGCTCTGGTGTAAATGAGTATATTTTAAGCCAAGGTATCGCGAAAAAAATTCTCAACATTGGTTTACCAGACAGCTTTATCAAACACGGTACGCAAGCAGAAATCCATCATGAACTTGGGCTAGATGCGAGTGGTATCATAGAGAAAATCAATCAATTTATTACGCTTTAA